In Capillimicrobium parvum, a genomic segment contains:
- a CDS encoding alpha/beta fold hydrolase — protein MAGTGVRWATAGDVELAFETFGRPAGPPVLLIMGLAMQMLGWPQELCTDLARRGHHVIRYDNRDIGLSTHLDHLPAGDAAAVMRGDRSSVAYTIGDLALDAVRLMDALGLGRAHLVGASLGGAIAQTVALSHPHRVRSLTSIMASTGDRRVGTSTPRAMAAVLAPPARTREAAIARAVHIARVVGSTGFPFDEEAARDRAACAYDRGYDPAGVSRQLVALLTAPDRTARLRTLAVPSLVIHGDRDPLVSPDGGRATAAAIPGAELLLVEGMGHDLPRAVWPRLAERIAALVARAEAAPG, from the coding sequence GTGGCCGGAACAGGCGTGCGATGGGCGACGGCGGGCGACGTCGAGCTGGCGTTCGAGACGTTCGGCCGGCCGGCCGGACCGCCGGTCCTGCTCATCATGGGCCTGGCCATGCAGATGCTCGGATGGCCCCAGGAGCTGTGCACCGACCTGGCCCGGCGCGGCCACCACGTCATCCGCTACGACAACCGCGACATCGGCCTCTCGACGCACCTGGACCACCTGCCGGCGGGCGATGCGGCCGCCGTGATGCGCGGCGACCGGTCGTCGGTGGCGTACACGATCGGCGACCTCGCCCTCGATGCCGTCCGCCTCATGGACGCGCTCGGCCTGGGTCGCGCCCACCTCGTCGGCGCGTCGCTCGGCGGAGCCATCGCCCAGACCGTCGCGCTCAGCCACCCCCACCGGGTCCGCTCGCTCACCTCGATCATGGCGTCGACCGGCGATCGCCGCGTGGGCACGTCCACGCCCAGAGCGATGGCGGCGGTGCTCGCGCCGCCGGCGCGCACGCGGGAGGCGGCAATCGCGCGGGCCGTGCACATCGCACGGGTGGTCGGCTCGACGGGCTTCCCGTTCGACGAGGAGGCGGCCCGCGACCGCGCGGCGTGTGCGTACGACCGCGGGTACGACCCGGCCGGCGTCTCGCGCCAGCTCGTCGCGCTGCTCACCGCACCGGACCGGACGGCGCGGCTGCGGACCCTTGCGGTGCCGTCGCTCGTGATCCACGGCGACCGCGATCCGCTCGTCAGCCCGGACGGGGGACGAGCGACGGCCGCCGCCATCCCGGGCGCCGAGCTGCTGCTCGTCGAGGGGATGGGCCACGACCTGCCGCGCGCGGTCTGGCCGCGGCTGGCCGAGCGGATCGCGGCGCTCGTGGCGCGGGCCGAGGCCGCCCCGGGCTGA
- the dinB gene encoding DNA polymerase IV encodes MFVSRPAILHADLDAFFASVEQRDDPRLRGRPVIVGGGVVLAASYEARACGVRSAMGGRRARQMCPDAVVVRPRFSAYVEASREVFAILDEAAPVVEQISIDEAFLDVTGLEAITGTPEQIARRLRTDVRREVGLPISIGAATSKHVAKIASGAAKPDGLLLVAPGTELAFLHPLPVERMWGVGPATQRRLNRHGIRTIGDLARFGEAGLVRLLGLAGGRRLHALAQDRDPRAVRRGRRRRSFGSQRALGRGLRTPEELDATLVALTDRVMRRMRAAGRIGRTVVLRVRFGDYTRASRSRTLARATALTRPVLATLRRLLRAAQPAIEQRGITLLGVAVTNIEEAVGGVQLELPFDGVDHPALDAVVDAVRDRYGSDALQRAALLEAGEELEAYLMPFDRHPR; translated from the coding sequence GTGTTCGTGTCACGTCCCGCGATCCTCCACGCCGACCTCGACGCCTTCTTCGCGTCGGTCGAGCAGCGCGACGACCCGCGGCTGCGGGGACGCCCGGTCATCGTCGGCGGCGGCGTGGTGCTCGCCGCGAGCTATGAGGCGCGCGCGTGCGGGGTGCGGTCGGCGATGGGCGGCAGGCGGGCGCGGCAGATGTGCCCCGACGCGGTCGTGGTGCGACCGCGGTTCTCGGCGTACGTCGAGGCCAGCCGCGAGGTGTTCGCGATCCTCGACGAGGCCGCGCCGGTCGTCGAGCAGATCTCGATCGACGAGGCGTTCCTCGACGTCACCGGGCTGGAGGCGATCACCGGCACGCCGGAGCAGATCGCCCGCCGCCTGCGCACGGACGTGCGGCGCGAGGTCGGGCTGCCGATCAGCATCGGCGCGGCGACCAGCAAGCACGTGGCCAAGATCGCCAGCGGCGCCGCCAAGCCGGACGGGCTGCTGCTCGTGGCGCCCGGCACCGAGCTCGCGTTCCTGCATCCGCTGCCGGTCGAGCGGATGTGGGGCGTCGGCCCGGCGACGCAGCGTCGGCTGAACCGCCACGGCATCCGGACGATCGGCGACCTCGCCCGCTTCGGCGAGGCCGGTCTGGTGCGGCTGCTCGGGCTCGCCGGCGGCCGGCGCCTGCACGCGCTCGCGCAGGACCGCGATCCACGCGCGGTCCGGCGCGGGCGCCGCCGGCGGTCGTTCGGGTCCCAGCGGGCGCTCGGGCGGGGCCTCCGTACGCCCGAGGAGCTCGACGCCACGCTCGTCGCGCTCACCGACCGCGTCATGCGGCGCATGCGCGCGGCGGGCCGGATCGGACGGACCGTCGTGCTGCGGGTGCGCTTCGGCGACTACACTCGGGCCTCGCGCTCGCGCACGCTCGCCCGCGCGACGGCGCTCACGCGGCCGGTCCTCGCCACGCTGCGCCGGCTGCTCCGCGCCGCGCAACCGGCGATCGAGCAGCGGGGCATCACCCTCCTGGGCGTGGCGGTGACGAACATCGAGGAGGCGGTCGGCGGGGTCCAGCTCGAGCTGCCGTTCGACGGCGTCGACCATCCCGCCCTCGACGCCGTGGTCGACGCGGTCCGCGACCGCTACGGCAGCGACGCCCTGCAGCGCGCCGCGCTGCTCGAGGCCGGCGAGGAGCTCGAGGCGTACCTCATGCCGTTCGACCGGCACCCCCGGTGA
- a CDS encoding M4 family metallopeptidase — MLNSLAINAPSARLRALAISTLSASHSLLTARVGLSALGSAGPRGIPRPVYAGLTGIPHKQRTIYDAQNRQRIPGTVVRTEAQPATGDLAVDEAYDFMGDTFDFYWNEFDRDSVDDAGLPLDGTVHFSKDYDNAFWDGQRMIYGDGDGEIFDRFTKSVDVIGHELTHGVTQYEAGLVYFGQPGALNESMSDVMGSLVRQYVNHQTAAQADWLIGAELFIPDPSVPNRVAIRSMKAPGTAYDDPVLGKDPQPATMAGYVRTLDDNGGVHINSGIPNHAFYLLATALGGNSWERAGLIWYQTLLNPMLTRAASFRSFARVTLMVAEQLFPAVGAPEPPAVRQAWSQVGIQV, encoded by the coding sequence GTGCTCAACTCGCTCGCGATCAACGCGCCGAGCGCACGCCTGCGCGCCCTCGCGATCTCGACCCTGAGCGCCTCGCATTCGCTGCTGACCGCGCGCGTCGGCCTCAGCGCCCTGGGGTCCGCGGGCCCGCGCGGGATACCGCGCCCCGTGTACGCGGGCCTGACCGGGATCCCGCACAAGCAGCGCACGATCTACGACGCCCAGAACCGCCAGCGGATCCCCGGGACCGTCGTGCGGACCGAGGCCCAGCCGGCCACCGGCGACCTCGCGGTCGACGAGGCCTACGACTTCATGGGCGATACGTTCGACTTCTACTGGAACGAGTTCGACCGGGACTCCGTCGACGACGCCGGCCTGCCGCTGGACGGGACCGTCCATTTCTCGAAGGACTACGACAACGCGTTCTGGGACGGCCAGCGGATGATCTACGGCGACGGAGACGGGGAGATCTTCGATCGCTTCACCAAGAGCGTCGACGTCATCGGCCACGAGCTCACGCATGGCGTGACCCAGTACGAGGCCGGGCTCGTCTACTTCGGCCAGCCGGGCGCGCTGAACGAGTCCATGTCGGATGTGATGGGCTCGCTGGTCAGGCAGTACGTCAACCACCAGACGGCAGCGCAGGCGGACTGGCTGATCGGCGCCGAGCTGTTCATTCCCGACCCGAGCGTGCCCAACCGGGTGGCGATCCGCTCGATGAAGGCACCCGGGACCGCCTACGACGATCCGGTGCTGGGCAAGGACCCGCAGCCGGCGACGATGGCGGGCTACGTCCGCACGCTCGACGACAACGGCGGCGTCCACATCAACTCCGGCATCCCCAACCACGCGTTCTACCTGCTTGCCACCGCGCTCGGCGGCAACTCGTGGGAGCGCGCGGGGCTCATCTGGTACCAGACGCTGCTGAACCCGATGCTGACCCGGGCGGCGTCGTTCCGCTCGTTCGCGCGGGTCACGCTGATGGTCGCCGAGCAGCTCTTCCCGGCCGTCGGAGCCCCCGAGCCGCCGGCCGTCCGCCAGGCATGGTCCCAAGTCGGGATCCAGGTGTAG
- a CDS encoding type I polyketide synthase encodes MPSQLAGRMSLGPFELAALGPAGLLDPAIAIAASRAGGAGLVDLTRGSDGARRAAVAALLEHGRSGRCGARFDARDAPSLARWLPDELRWLAIAADDPVAAGSAIAAFAGHPALVLVEVVDEDEAEAAIAAGAGGLIARGNETGGRVGEETAFVVAQRLAREDGPPVWVQGGVGPDTVAACRLAGARGVVLDAQLWLTRESPLDAAMRAVIERMDGSETTVIGERRRWRVLDRPGLAPLAEARAVEDDAERLGALVRARAGWSSPEQDLVCLGQDAAFAAPLARRHGTVGGVVVALRTSLDQRVRDTARLHPLAAGAALAADHGTRLPVVQGPMTRVSDRPGLAAAVADAGGLPFIALALMEAGEVDALLADVAAALGDRPWGAGILGFVPLDVREAQLEVVARHRPPFALIAGGRPDQARWLEERGIATYLHVPSPALLTAFARDGARRFVLEGRECGGHVGPRSSFVLWSQAVEALGGALDDEALAACRILLAGGIHDARSAAMAATVAAPLAARGAAVGVLMGSAYVFTREAVDSGAITAGFQAEALRCARTVLLESGPGHATRCAPTPFAETFARERRRLMGGGATPAAVHDALEHLSLGRLRVAAKGVEREGAAPAGARPPLVEVTPERQAERGLYMLGQVAALRDARSTIAELHREITDGATRLLEAGAPSRRPRPRRRPADAAVVGMACLLPGAPGLPAFWRNVLDGVDAITEIPERRFDWHRWYEPGGDGPDAISSRWGGFIEEVVFDPLRWGMPPRSLESIEPMQLLALEVAAAALADAGYDGREFARERTSVILGVGGGLSDLGTRYAVRADLPLVLHDVPAEALAGLPEWTEDSFAGILLNVAAGRVANRLDLGGANYTVDAACASSLAAVQLAARELECGTSDMVVVGGADTVQNPFGYLCFSKTHALSPTGRCKPFAEDADGIAISEGLAMVVLKRLADAERDGDRVYSVIKGIGGSSDGRAKGLTAPRPEGQLRALARAYEQAGCSPAGVGLIEAHGTGTVAGDRAEVQTLRTAFAAAGAAPRACALGSVKSMIGHTKCTAGVAGLVKASLALHHKVLPPTINVERPNPRIGFEDGPFHVNTKTRPWIHAAAHPRRAGVSAFGFGGTNFHCVVEEYRGGYREDDAACPRPDWPAEPVVLSAADDGGLRAAAQRVADAVRAGAAPALRDLAAALWREVRDEHPARLAVAATDLADLAAKLEAAAAQLGGPGPARDVPGVHRRGRPQGRDGSVALLFPGQGSQRCDMLRDLAVALPEVRSTFDRADAVLAEGLPRPLSRFVFPPPAFDDEERARAEAALRDTAIAQPALGACGMAAAGLLERLGLRAAMAGGHSYGELVALWAAGALDAADLLRLSAARGSAMAEAAAGAPGSMAAVAAGAERVATTLPEGGRVVIANRNSPRQTVISGPSAAVEAAIERLEASGLAAVRLPVSCAFHSPAMAGARERFAAAVRDAGPRAPAMPVYSNATAAPHPADVDAIAAALADHLVRPVRFEEEIEAMYAAGARVFVEAGPRGVLTRLVGEILGDRPHAAVALQPDGRDGVAGLADALCRLAAEHVALDLAPLWAGRAGTAGLDELLTPRPAPEIPVGAWLVDGGSARPAGTPPPRPGPAPAPPAPANTPPAPASDPPPRAGAPPLTPLAPRDAAVTRFLGLMDTFLADQRDVMLALLDSEPARVSPARPAPRRDTPAASPPPRFVPVARDAGDAHGPALIGPGDVVLVAGDGHGAARALADRLAERDVRTVDPGDPVAAQAVDAPATALVDLRALDAVGDVLADDERRTRARVGGLVTGLMDLCRDAGPGLRAVVAATAMGGTFGVEAGGAVALDPAHGAVAGLVKAIGAEWDGVAAKVVDFEAGAAADAVAEGILAELLAHDGRAEIGRPPGRRIAIDVAPAPPTAGRTPPLGPESVVLLTGGARGITAAVARDLAARYRPTLVLVGRTELGSDDARAAEARATLDAIAAAGGRAEYRRADVGDPDQLARVLDEVHGRHGRLDGVIHGAGAIDDGALAGKTAASVARVLDPKVTGALTLARRLPWEELRFLVLFSSVSGRFGNAGQTDYAAANEFLSKLAADLDRRRDARVVAIAWGPWSGAGMVTPAVAGRFAARGIDLIDPAAGCAALIGEIERDGPAAPEVVVGGGPWAAPARAPAGSAGGGPWAAPAPAPAGPAGALLRSAVPGPDGAIDAPVVLDAAGDPLLTDHHLDGRPVLPAAVALELLAELAAIALGPDAPVALEDFRLLRGVSAGEGQLTLRARAAGARDPTVEVCDAGAPDPTVELCDDQGAVVHYRARGRRGPGTPPAASVPPALPATSPFPLTVDEIYDRWLWHGPALRAIAAIDAHAPEGLDATLLASAAPAGAWRLDPVVLDAVFQLGIVWSRHALERTALPARVGRVEGAVDRPAGTPIACRLRLRAQPGGGLLMGRAALLDHRGRPLAVLDGIELSCSAELNRLGAQGAAEAIR; translated from the coding sequence ATGCCCTCCCAGCTCGCCGGACGCATGAGCCTGGGGCCGTTCGAGCTGGCGGCCCTCGGCCCGGCCGGCCTGCTGGACCCCGCCATCGCGATCGCCGCATCCCGGGCCGGCGGGGCCGGCCTCGTCGACCTGACGCGCGGGTCCGACGGCGCGCGCCGCGCTGCGGTCGCCGCGCTGCTCGAGCACGGCCGCTCCGGGCGCTGCGGCGCCCGGTTCGACGCCCGCGACGCGCCGTCCCTCGCGCGCTGGCTGCCGGATGAGCTGCGCTGGCTCGCGATCGCGGCCGACGATCCGGTCGCGGCCGGCTCCGCGATCGCCGCGTTCGCGGGGCATCCGGCCCTCGTGCTCGTCGAGGTCGTCGACGAGGACGAGGCCGAGGCCGCGATCGCCGCCGGTGCCGGCGGGCTCATCGCCCGCGGCAACGAGACCGGCGGCCGCGTGGGCGAGGAGACCGCGTTCGTCGTGGCTCAGCGCCTCGCCCGCGAGGACGGACCGCCCGTCTGGGTCCAGGGCGGGGTCGGCCCGGACACCGTCGCCGCATGTCGTCTGGCCGGCGCGCGGGGGGTCGTGCTCGACGCCCAGTTGTGGCTCACGCGTGAGTCGCCGCTGGACGCCGCGATGCGCGCCGTGATCGAGCGCATGGACGGCAGCGAGACCACGGTGATCGGCGAGCGCCGCCGCTGGCGCGTGCTCGACCGGCCCGGTCTGGCCCCGCTCGCGGAGGCCCGCGCGGTCGAGGACGACGCCGAGCGCCTGGGCGCGCTCGTCCGGGCGCGCGCCGGCTGGTCCTCCCCCGAGCAGGATCTCGTGTGCCTCGGCCAGGATGCCGCGTTCGCGGCGCCGCTCGCCCGCCGCCACGGCACGGTGGGCGGCGTCGTCGTGGCGCTGCGCACGAGCCTGGACCAGCGCGTGCGCGACACCGCCCGGCTGCACCCTCTCGCCGCCGGCGCCGCGCTCGCCGCCGACCACGGCACGCGCCTGCCCGTGGTCCAGGGCCCGATGACGCGCGTCAGCGACCGCCCCGGGCTGGCCGCCGCGGTGGCCGACGCCGGCGGCCTGCCGTTCATCGCCCTCGCCCTCATGGAGGCCGGCGAGGTCGACGCGCTGCTCGCCGACGTCGCCGCCGCCCTCGGGGACCGCCCGTGGGGCGCCGGCATCCTCGGATTCGTGCCGCTCGACGTCCGGGAGGCGCAGCTCGAGGTCGTCGCGCGCCACCGTCCGCCGTTCGCGCTCATCGCCGGCGGCCGGCCCGACCAGGCGCGGTGGCTGGAGGAGCGCGGCATCGCCACCTATCTGCACGTCCCCTCCCCCGCGCTGCTCACCGCGTTCGCCCGCGACGGCGCCCGCCGATTCGTCCTGGAGGGCCGGGAGTGCGGCGGGCACGTCGGCCCGCGGTCGAGCTTCGTCCTGTGGAGCCAGGCGGTCGAGGCGCTCGGCGGCGCACTCGACGACGAGGCGCTCGCCGCCTGCCGGATCCTGCTTGCGGGCGGCATCCACGACGCCCGCTCCGCCGCGATGGCCGCCACGGTCGCCGCGCCGCTGGCCGCGCGTGGCGCGGCGGTCGGCGTGCTGATGGGCAGCGCCTACGTCTTCACCCGCGAGGCCGTCGACAGCGGGGCGATCACGGCCGGCTTCCAGGCGGAGGCGCTGCGCTGCGCGCGCACGGTCCTGCTCGAGAGCGGCCCCGGGCACGCGACGCGCTGCGCACCGACGCCGTTCGCCGAGACGTTCGCACGGGAGCGGCGGCGCCTCATGGGCGGGGGCGCGACGCCCGCGGCGGTGCACGACGCGCTGGAGCACCTGAGCCTCGGCCGGCTGCGCGTCGCGGCCAAGGGCGTCGAGCGGGAGGGCGCGGCGCCCGCCGGCGCCCGGCCCCCGCTGGTCGAGGTCACGCCGGAGCGCCAGGCCGAGCGCGGGCTCTACATGCTCGGACAGGTCGCCGCCCTGCGCGACGCGCGATCGACGATCGCGGAACTGCACCGCGAGATCACCGACGGCGCAACCCGCCTGCTCGAGGCGGGCGCACCCTCTCGGCGACCGCGGCCCCGGAGGCGCCCGGCCGATGCGGCGGTCGTGGGCATGGCCTGCCTCCTGCCCGGCGCGCCGGGCCTTCCCGCGTTCTGGCGCAACGTCCTCGACGGCGTCGACGCGATCACCGAGATCCCCGAGCGGAGGTTCGACTGGCATCGCTGGTACGAGCCCGGTGGGGACGGGCCGGACGCGATCAGCTCACGCTGGGGCGGGTTCATCGAGGAGGTCGTCTTCGACCCGCTCCGGTGGGGCATGCCGCCGCGCAGCCTCGAGTCGATCGAGCCGATGCAGCTGCTCGCCCTCGAGGTCGCCGCCGCGGCGCTGGCCGACGCCGGCTACGACGGGCGCGAGTTCGCCCGCGAGCGCACCTCGGTCATCCTCGGCGTCGGCGGCGGCCTGTCTGATCTCGGCACGCGCTACGCGGTCCGCGCCGACCTGCCGCTCGTCCTGCACGACGTGCCGGCGGAGGCGCTCGCGGGACTGCCCGAATGGACGGAGGACTCGTTCGCCGGGATCCTGCTGAACGTCGCGGCCGGCCGGGTCGCGAACCGGCTCGACCTCGGCGGCGCGAACTACACGGTCGACGCGGCGTGCGCCTCGTCGCTGGCCGCCGTGCAGCTCGCCGCGCGCGAGCTCGAGTGCGGCACGAGCGACATGGTCGTCGTCGGCGGCGCCGACACGGTGCAGAACCCGTTCGGCTACCTGTGCTTCAGCAAGACCCATGCCCTGTCGCCGACCGGCCGCTGCAAGCCCTTCGCCGAGGACGCGGACGGCATCGCCATCAGCGAGGGGCTGGCGATGGTCGTCCTCAAGCGCCTGGCGGACGCCGAGCGCGACGGCGACCGCGTGTACTCGGTGATCAAGGGCATCGGCGGCTCCAGCGACGGCCGCGCCAAGGGCCTGACCGCGCCCCGGCCGGAGGGGCAGCTGCGGGCCCTCGCCCGCGCCTACGAGCAGGCCGGCTGCTCCCCGGCCGGCGTCGGGCTGATCGAGGCCCACGGGACGGGGACGGTCGCGGGCGACCGGGCCGAGGTCCAGACGCTGCGCACCGCGTTCGCGGCGGCCGGCGCCGCCCCGCGCGCGTGCGCGCTGGGCTCGGTCAAGTCGATGATCGGCCACACGAAGTGCACGGCCGGCGTCGCCGGGCTGGTGAAGGCCTCGCTCGCGCTGCACCACAAGGTCCTGCCGCCGACGATCAACGTCGAGCGCCCGAACCCGCGGATCGGGTTCGAGGACGGGCCGTTCCACGTCAACACGAAGACGCGACCGTGGATCCACGCGGCGGCGCATCCGCGGCGGGCGGGCGTGAGCGCCTTCGGCTTCGGCGGCACGAACTTCCACTGCGTCGTCGAGGAGTACCGCGGCGGCTACCGGGAGGACGACGCGGCGTGCCCGCGGCCCGACTGGCCGGCGGAGCCCGTCGTGCTCTCGGCCGCCGACGACGGCGGCCTGCGCGCGGCGGCGCAGCGCGTCGCCGACGCGGTGCGCGCCGGGGCCGCGCCTGCGCTGCGCGACCTCGCCGCCGCGCTCTGGCGCGAGGTCCGTGACGAGCACCCGGCGCGCCTCGCGGTCGCGGCGACCGACCTCGCCGACCTGGCCGCGAAGCTCGAGGCGGCCGCGGCCCAGCTCGGCGGCCCGGGCCCGGCACGGGACGTCCCGGGCGTCCACCGCCGCGGCCGCCCACAGGGTCGCGACGGGTCGGTCGCGCTGCTGTTCCCCGGCCAGGGGTCGCAGCGCTGCGACATGCTGCGCGACCTCGCGGTGGCGCTGCCCGAGGTCCGCTCCACGTTCGACCGCGCCGACGCCGTCCTCGCCGAGGGCCTGCCCCGGCCCCTGAGCCGCTTCGTCTTCCCGCCGCCGGCGTTCGACGACGAGGAGCGGGCGCGGGCGGAGGCCGCGCTGCGCGACACGGCAATCGCCCAGCCGGCCCTGGGGGCCTGCGGCATGGCCGCGGCCGGCCTGCTGGAGCGGCTGGGTCTGCGCGCGGCGATGGCCGGCGGGCACTCGTACGGGGAGCTCGTCGCCCTCTGGGCCGCCGGAGCCCTGGACGCCGCGGACCTCCTGCGCCTCAGCGCCGCCCGTGGCAGCGCGATGGCGGAGGCCGCGGCGGGCGCCCCCGGGTCGATGGCGGCGGTGGCGGCCGGTGCGGAACGCGTGGCCACCACCCTGCCGGAGGGCGGCCGCGTGGTGATCGCGAACCGCAACTCGCCGCGCCAGACCGTGATCTCGGGTCCCTCCGCGGCGGTCGAGGCCGCGATCGAACGCCTCGAGGCGTCCGGTCTGGCCGCGGTGCGGCTGCCCGTCTCCTGCGCGTTCCACTCGCCGGCCATGGCCGGCGCGCGCGAGCGCTTCGCCGCGGCGGTGCGGGACGCCGGTCCGCGCGCGCCCGCCATGCCGGTCTACTCGAACGCCACGGCCGCCCCGCACCCCGCCGACGTGGACGCGATCGCCGCCGCGCTGGCCGACCATCTCGTCCGGCCGGTCCGCTTCGAGGAGGAGATCGAGGCGATGTACGCGGCCGGGGCCCGCGTCTTCGTCGAGGCCGGACCCCGCGGCGTGCTCACCCGTCTCGTCGGCGAGATCCTCGGCGACCGGCCACACGCCGCCGTCGCGCTGCAGCCGGACGGGCGCGACGGTGTGGCCGGGCTGGCCGACGCGCTGTGCCGGCTCGCCGCCGAGCACGTCGCGCTCGACCTGGCGCCGCTGTGGGCGGGGCGCGCCGGCACCGCCGGCCTCGACGAGTTGCTGACCCCCCGCCCCGCGCCCGAGATCCCGGTGGGTGCGTGGTTGGTCGACGGGGGCTCGGCGCGTCCTGCCGGCACGCCACCGCCACGCCCCGGGCCGGCGCCCGCCCCGCCCGCCCCCGCGAACACGCCGCCGGCCCCCGCCTCGGACCCGCCGCCCCGCGCCGGCGCCCCACCGCTCACCCCGCTCGCGCCGCGCGACGCCGCGGTGACCCGCTTCCTCGGGTTGATGGACACGTTCCTCGCCGACCAGCGCGACGTGATGCTCGCGCTCCTCGACAGCGAGCCCGCGCGCGTGTCGCCCGCCCGGCCCGCGCCGAGGCGCGACACTCCCGCGGCGTCCCCGCCGCCCCGCTTCGTCCCCGTCGCGCGCGACGCCGGTGACGCCCACGGGCCTGCGCTGATCGGGCCGGGCGACGTCGTCCTCGTCGCCGGAGACGGGCACGGAGCGGCCCGCGCGCTCGCGGATCGGCTCGCCGAGCGGGACGTGCGCACGGTCGACCCCGGCGACCCCGTCGCCGCGCAGGCGGTGGACGCCCCCGCGACCGCCCTCGTCGACCTGCGGGCGCTCGACGCGGTCGGCGACGTCCTCGCCGACGACGAGCGCCGCACCCGTGCGCGCGTCGGCGGCCTCGTGACCGGGCTGATGGACCTCTGCCGCGACGCCGGCCCCGGGCTGCGCGCCGTGGTGGCCGCCACCGCGATGGGCGGGACCTTCGGCGTCGAGGCCGGGGGTGCCGTGGCGCTCGACCCCGCCCACGGGGCGGTGGCCGGGCTCGTCAAGGCCATCGGCGCGGAGTGGGACGGGGTCGCGGCGAAGGTCGTCGACTTCGAGGCCGGCGCGGCGGCGGACGCCGTGGCCGAGGGCATCCTCGCCGAACTGCTCGCACACGACGGCCGAGCCGAGATCGGCCGCCCGCCTGGGCGGCGGATCGCGATCGACGTCGCCCCCGCCCCGCCGACCGCGGGTCGCACGCCGCCACTCGGCCCGGAGTCCGTCGTCCTCCTGACCGGCGGGGCACGCGGCATCACCGCAGCGGTCGCCCGGGACCTCGCCGCCCGCTACCGGCCGACGCTGGTCCTGGTGGGCCGCACCGAGCTCGGCTCCGACGACGCCCGCGCGGCCGAGGCGCGAGCGACCCTCGACGCGATCGCCGCCGCCGGCGGCCGGGCGGAGTACCGCCGGGCCGACGTCGGCGACCCCGATCAGCTCGCGCGGGTGCTCGACGAGGTCCACGGCCGCCACGGCCGCCTCGACGGCGTGATCCACGGGGCCGGCGCGATCGACGACGGCGCCCTGGCCGGCAAGACGGCCGCGTCGGTCGCGCGGGTGCTCGACCCGAAGGTGACGGGCGCCCTCACCCTCGCCCGCCGGCTGCCGTGGGAGGAGTTGCGCTTCCTCGTGCTGTTCTCGTCGGTGTCCGGCCGCTTCGGCAACGCGGGGCAGACCGACTACGCGGCGGCGAACGAGTTCCTCAGCAAGCTGGCGGCGGACCTCGACCGGCGCCGCGACGCGCGGGTCGTGGCGATCGCCTGGGGACCGTGGTCGGGCGCCGGGATGGTCACGCCGGCCGTCGCGGGGCGCTTCGCCGCTCGCGGCATCGACCTGATCGATCCCGCCGCCGGCTGCGCGGCCCTGATCGGCGAGATCGAACGTGACGGGCCGGCCGCCCCGGAGGTCGTCGTCGGCGGCGGGCCGTGGGCCGCCCCCGCCCGTGCGCCCGCCGGGTCGGCGGGCGGAGGGCCGTGGGCCGCCCCCGCCCCTGCGCCCGCCGGGCCGGCGGGGGCGCTGCTGCGGTCGGCCGTGCCGGGCCCGGACGGCGCGATCGACGCGCCGGTCGTCCTCGATGCCGCCGGCGACCCGCTGCTGACCGATCATCACCTCGACGGACGCCCGGTGCTTCCCGCCGCCGTCGCGCTCGAGCTGCTCGCCGAGCTGGCGGCGATCGCCCTCGGACCGGACGCGCCGGTCGCGCTCGAGGACTTCCGGCTCCTGCGCGGCGTGAGCGCCGGAGAGGGCCAGCTGACCCTGCGGGCCCGCGCCGCCGGGGCGCGGGACCCGACGGTCGAGGTGTGCGACGCCGGGGCGCCGGACCCGACGGTCGAGCTGTGCGACGACCAGGGCGCGGTCGTCCACTACCGCGCCCGCGGCCGCCGCGGCCCCGGCACGCCGCCCGCCGCGAGCGTGCCGCCCGCGCTCCCGGCGACGTCGCCGTTCCCCCTCACGGTCGACGAGATCTACGACCGCTGGCTGTGGCACGGACCCGCGCTGCGGGCCATCGCGGCGATCGACGCGCACGCGCCCGAGGGGCTCGACGCGACGCTGCTGGCCTCCGCCGCCCCCGCGGGCGCCTGGCGGCTCGATCCCGTCGTCCTCGACGCCGTCTTCCAGCTGGGGATCGTGTGGTCGCGGCACGCGCTCGAGCGCACCGCGCTGCCCGCGCGGGTGGGCCGTGTCGAGGGGGCGGTCGACCGCCCGGCCGGCACGCCGATCGCCTGCCGCCTGCGGCTGCGCGCACAGCCGGGCGGCGGGCTGCTCATGGGCCGCGCCGCCCTGCTCGACCACCGCGGCCGGCCGCTCGCGGTGCTCGACGGCATCGAGCTGTCATGCAGCGCCGAGCTCAACCGCCTGGGAGCGCAGGGCGCGGCGGAGGCGATCCGGTGA